A DNA window from Aestuariispira ectoiniformans contains the following coding sequences:
- a CDS encoding cyclodeaminase has translation MPDITILTEDQLREQVHLDRSLVDVVAGAFSRLAEGGVVMPPILSMEIEEKHGEVDVKTAYVPGLDGFAIKVSPGFFDNPKLGLPSLNGLMVLFSSETGLVKAVLLDNGYLTDLRTAAAGAVAARALAPEKMTTAGVIGTGLQAELQIKALKLVRDFDDLVVWGRDRSKAEDYAKKMTADLGCPVRVANSVEDCVTSSQVVVTTTPSREPLIRAEWLHPGLHITAMGSDAEQKNELAPEVLSKADVYVCDRQSQCSSLGELHHAVAAGAIAADRVFPELGQVLTGQKAGRTNDDQVTVCDLTGTGVQDTAIATVAYDRCAAAQGGTVIKT, from the coding sequence ATGCCTGATATTACGATTCTGACCGAAGACCAGCTACGCGAACAGGTGCATCTGGATCGCAGTCTGGTGGACGTGGTTGCCGGTGCGTTCAGCCGCTTGGCGGAGGGCGGCGTTGTCATGCCCCCGATCCTCAGCATGGAAATCGAGGAAAAACACGGCGAGGTCGACGTCAAAACCGCCTATGTACCGGGGCTGGATGGCTTTGCCATCAAGGTCAGTCCTGGGTTTTTCGACAATCCAAAACTGGGCCTGCCGAGCCTGAACGGCCTGATGGTCCTGTTCAGTTCGGAGACCGGCCTTGTGAAGGCGGTCCTGCTGGACAATGGCTATCTGACTGACCTGCGCACGGCGGCCGCCGGTGCCGTCGCGGCCCGGGCGCTTGCCCCGGAAAAGATGACGACGGCGGGTGTGATCGGTACGGGCCTGCAGGCGGAACTGCAGATCAAGGCTTTGAAGCTGGTGCGCGACTTCGACGACCTCGTTGTCTGGGGCCGGGACCGGTCCAAGGCTGAAGATTATGCGAAAAAGATGACCGCAGACCTGGGCTGTCCTGTTCGTGTGGCGAACAGCGTTGAGGATTGCGTAACATCCTCACAGGTTGTTGTGACGACCACGCCGTCCCGGGAGCCGCTGATCCGGGCCGAATGGCTGCATCCGGGGTTGCATATCACGGCCATGGGATCGGATGCGGAGCAGAAAAATGAACTCGCCCCGGAGGTTCTCTCCAAGGCTGACGTTTACGTCTGCGACCGGCAGAGCCAGTGCAGCAGTCTCGGCGAATTGCATCATGCCGTTGCGGCCGGGGCTATCGCCGCAGACAGGGTTTTCCCCGAATTGGGGCAGGTGCTGACCGGCCAGAAGGCTGGCAGGACAAATGACGACCAGGTGACCGTTTGTGATCTAACCGGCACCGGCGTTCAGGACACGGCGATTGCGACTGTGGCCTATGACCGCTGCGCTGCGGCGCAAGGCGGTACAGTAATAAAAACGTGA
- the doeA gene encoding ectoine hydrolase DoeA (DoeA (degradation of ectoine A) is also called EutD (ectoine utilization D).) has product MAQENGVELNFSREEYKARLDKTHRAMEAQGIDLMIVTDPSNMAWLTGYDGWSFYVHQCVLVPAGEEPIWYGRGIDENGAKRTVYMAADRIMGYPDHYVQSTERHPIDHLSGIIEGRGWGKGTVGVELDNYYFSAACYESLKTHLPNATFKNANALVNWQRAVKSSQEIAYMRVAARIIEKMHNHIFDIMEPGMPKNMLVAEIYRTGIEGVEGFGGDYPAIVPLLPTGADASASHLTWDDKPIPADTGTFFEIAGCYKRYHCPISRTIYLGKPPQKFLDAEKALIEGIEAGLEAAKPGNFCEDIAAALNGVLNKYGIVKDNRCGYPIGLSYPPDWGERTMSFRAGDRTELVPGMTFHFMPGLWFDDWGLEITESILITENGVECLANLPRKLFVK; this is encoded by the coding sequence ATGGCGCAGGAAAATGGCGTCGAGTTGAACTTCAGCCGTGAAGAATACAAGGCGCGGTTGGACAAAACCCATCGGGCGATGGAAGCTCAGGGGATCGATCTGATGATCGTGACCGACCCATCCAATATGGCCTGGCTGACAGGGTATGACGGATGGTCTTTTTATGTGCACCAATGTGTCCTCGTCCCGGCAGGCGAAGAGCCGATCTGGTATGGCCGCGGGATTGACGAGAATGGTGCCAAGCGCACGGTCTATATGGCTGCCGACCGGATCATGGGATATCCGGACCATTACGTACAGTCGACCGAACGTCACCCGATAGACCACCTGTCCGGCATTATCGAAGGCAGGGGTTGGGGCAAAGGCACAGTCGGCGTCGAATTGGACAACTATTATTTCAGTGCAGCCTGCTATGAATCGCTGAAAACCCATCTGCCGAATGCCACCTTCAAGAACGCCAATGCCCTGGTGAACTGGCAGCGCGCGGTGAAATCCAGCCAGGAAATCGCCTATATGCGCGTGGCGGCCCGGATTATCGAAAAGATGCATAACCACATCTTCGACATCATGGAACCGGGCATGCCCAAGAATATGCTGGTGGCGGAAATCTATCGCACGGGCATCGAGGGCGTTGAAGGCTTCGGTGGTGACTATCCGGCGATTGTGCCTCTGTTGCCGACCGGCGCGGACGCCAGTGCGTCCCACCTGACCTGGGATGACAAGCCGATCCCGGCCGATACCGGCACATTCTTTGAAATTGCCGGTTGCTACAAACGCTATCACTGTCCGATTTCCCGCACGATCTATCTGGGCAAGCCGCCGCAGAAGTTCCTGGATGCGGAAAAGGCCCTGATCGAGGGGATCGAGGCGGGCCTGGAAGCAGCCAAGCCCGGTAATTTCTGTGAAGATATCGCGGCTGCCCTGAATGGCGTTCTGAACAAATACGGTATCGTCAAAGACAACCGCTGCGGCTATCCGATCGGGCTCAGCTATCCGCCGGATTGGGGCGAGCGCACCATGAGCTTCCGTGCCGGTGACCGCACCGAACTGGTGCCGGGCATGACCTTCCACTTCATGCCGGGGCTTTGGTTCGACGACTGGGGGCTGGAAATCACGGAAAGCATTCTGATCACCGAGAATGGTGTGGAATGCCTGGCAAACCTGCCGCGTAAGCTTTTTGTGAAATAG
- the doeB gene encoding N(2)-acetyl-L-2,4-diaminobutanoate deacetylase DoeB has product MRPSPVVATVDFDQEGVQHGFLQLPYSHDGSAWGSIMTPITVAKSGDGPTALITGGNHGDEYEGPISLFKLAAEIQASDINGRVIIVPAMNYPAFRAGTRTSPIDKGNMNRSFPGDPEGTVTDKIADYFQRELLPMADYVLDLHSGGKTLDFVPFAAVHELEDKEQQARCEAAMLAFGAPYSMIMLEMDAVGMYDTAAEDMGKVFVSTELGGGGSVTARSVRIADRGLRNFLAHAGILKADVIQSPTMHLDMPDPDCFILSVNAGLVEFCVDLGESVKEGDVIARIYDCERIGGWAYEYPAKRDGILATRHFPGLINTGDCIAVVAVPVD; this is encoded by the coding sequence ATGCGTCCTTCACCAGTTGTAGCCACTGTTGATTTTGATCAGGAGGGCGTCCAGCACGGCTTCCTGCAGCTTCCCTATTCCCATGACGGCTCCGCCTGGGGCTCGATCATGACGCCGATTACCGTCGCCAAATCCGGCGACGGTCCGACGGCCCTGATCACCGGGGGTAACCATGGCGACGAGTATGAAGGGCCAATCAGCCTGTTCAAACTCGCCGCCGAAATTCAGGCCTCCGATATCAATGGTCGTGTTATCATTGTTCCGGCAATGAACTATCCGGCCTTCCGGGCGGGAACGCGTACCTCGCCCATCGACAAGGGCAACATGAACCGCAGCTTCCCGGGTGATCCCGAAGGAACCGTGACGGACAAAATTGCGGACTATTTCCAGCGTGAATTACTGCCCATGGCGGATTACGTGCTGGACCTCCATTCCGGTGGCAAGACACTGGATTTCGTGCCTTTCGCAGCCGTCCATGAGTTGGAAGACAAGGAACAGCAGGCCCGCTGTGAGGCGGCGATGCTGGCCTTTGGTGCGCCCTATTCCATGATCATGCTGGAGATGGATGCGGTCGGCATGTATGACACTGCCGCCGAGGATATGGGCAAGGTCTTCGTGTCCACAGAGCTTGGCGGCGGCGGTTCGGTGACCGCCCGTTCCGTGCGGATTGCCGACCGTGGGTTGCGAAACTTCCTCGCCCATGCTGGTATCCTGAAGGCTGACGTCATCCAGAGCCCGACCATGCACCTGGATATGCCCGACCCGGATTGTTTCATCCTGTCGGTCAATGCGGGGTTGGTAGAGTTTTGTGTCGATCTGGGGGAATCCGTCAAAGAGGGGGATGTGATCGCCCGGATTTATGATTGTGAACGCATCGGCGGCTGGGCCTATGAATATCCGGCCAAGCGCGATGGCATCCTGGCGACACGGCATTTCCCCGGGCTGATCAATACGGGGGATTGTATCGCTGTGGTTGCGGTGCCGGTAGATTAA
- a CDS encoding Lrp/AsnC family transcriptional regulator produces MIKLDERDIKILATLQRDGRITKAALADEVNLSPSPCWERLKRLEEIGLIEGYHARLDLGKLTRFTTVLVEVTLQRHQAEDFEKFETYIKDRPEVLDCWATGGGIDYMLRVVAKDVDAYQRIIVAMLEDDIGIDRYFTYIVTSRVKEATEIPLDQLL; encoded by the coding sequence ATGATCAAACTGGACGAGCGTGATATCAAGATCCTGGCAACTTTGCAGCGGGATGGACGTATCACCAAAGCGGCGCTGGCAGATGAGGTCAACCTGTCGCCAAGCCCCTGTTGGGAGCGGTTGAAGCGGCTGGAAGAGATTGGCCTGATCGAGGGCTATCATGCTCGTCTGGATCTGGGCAAGCTGACCCGGTTTACGACGGTGCTGGTGGAAGTAACCCTGCAACGCCATCAGGCCGAGGATTTCGAGAAATTCGAGACCTATATCAAGGATCGGCCCGAGGTGTTGGACTGTTGGGCGACCGGCGGTGGAATCGACTATATGTTGCGGGTCGTGGCAAAGGATGTCGACGCCTATCAGCGCATCATCGTGGCCATGCTGGAGGATGATATCGGTATCGACCGCTACTTCACCTATATCGTCACCAGCCGGGTGAAGGAAGCGACCGAAATTCCCCTCGATCAGCTTCTGTAA
- a CDS encoding NAD-dependent succinate-semialdehyde dehydrogenase, whose amino-acid sequence MAVLRAKHEDFEPRLSGLRDPRLLRDLAYVNGRWIAADSGRSVAVTNPSNGQLLGYVPDLGVAETRVAIDAAQDAFDGWRSLLPQERAGYLRRWYDLILENKEDLALIMTLEQGKPLSESLGEIDYAASFVEWYAEEAKRVNVEGITPHLPDRAMTVRREPIGVSAAVTPWNFPCAMITRKAAAALGAGCPMVVRPANETPFSATALAELAERAGIPSGVFSVVTGDARTIVGELCGNRLVRAVSFTGSTEVGRILLEQGAQTVKKMSMELGGHAPFILYPDVDLDEAVTGAIGAKFATTGQDCLAANRIYVHRDVYDEFVEKFTAATAAQKTGDGLEDGVVLGPLMHERAVDKCVSQVADAKAKGARVTTGGKAHALGGLFYEPTVLADVTPEMAIYREETFGPVAAIIPFDDTDDVVAMANDSEYGLVAYLYSNDHRRVQRVSAALEYGMVAVNTPKITGAPIPFGGVKQSGLGREGSRHGLEEYTELKYVCMAV is encoded by the coding sequence ATGGCGGTGCTGCGTGCCAAGCATGAGGATTTCGAACCGCGGTTAAGCGGTCTGCGCGATCCGCGCCTTTTGCGAGACCTGGCTTATGTGAATGGTCGGTGGATTGCGGCTGATAGCGGCCGATCCGTTGCCGTTACCAATCCGTCCAATGGACAGCTTTTGGGCTATGTACCTGACCTGGGCGTGGCGGAGACGCGTGTGGCGATTGACGCCGCGCAGGATGCGTTTGATGGCTGGCGTTCCCTGCTGCCGCAGGAGCGGGCCGGTTATCTGCGCCGCTGGTATGACCTGATCCTTGAAAACAAGGAAGACCTGGCGCTGATCATGACCCTGGAACAGGGTAAGCCGCTTTCTGAATCGCTCGGCGAGATCGACTACGCGGCCAGCTTTGTCGAATGGTATGCGGAAGAGGCCAAACGCGTGAATGTCGAAGGCATCACGCCGCATCTGCCGGATCGCGCCATGACCGTGCGACGGGAACCGATCGGCGTGAGTGCGGCCGTTACCCCCTGGAACTTCCCCTGTGCGATGATTACCCGCAAGGCGGCGGCTGCATTGGGGGCCGGATGCCCGATGGTGGTTCGCCCGGCTAACGAAACCCCGTTTTCCGCAACGGCACTGGCAGAACTGGCGGAGCGCGCCGGAATTCCGTCCGGTGTTTTCTCTGTTGTAACCGGTGACGCCCGCACTATCGTGGGAGAGCTTTGCGGCAACAGACTGGTTCGCGCCGTTAGTTTCACCGGTTCCACCGAAGTGGGCCGTATCCTGCTGGAGCAGGGCGCGCAGACGGTTAAGAAAATGTCCATGGAACTGGGCGGCCATGCCCCCTTCATCCTCTATCCGGATGTGGATCTGGACGAGGCGGTGACAGGCGCGATCGGGGCGAAATTTGCCACCACCGGCCAGGACTGCCTGGCGGCGAACCGCATCTATGTGCATCGCGATGTTTATGATGAATTCGTAGAGAAATTCACGGCGGCAACCGCAGCCCAGAAAACCGGCGACGGTCTGGAAGATGGCGTTGTCCTGGGGCCGCTGATGCATGAGCGCGCTGTTGATAAATGCGTAAGTCAGGTTGCCGACGCCAAAGCCAAAGGCGCGCGGGTGACAACGGGCGGCAAGGCCCATGCGCTGGGCGGCCTGTTCTATGAACCGACGGTCCTGGCGGATGTTACGCCGGAGATGGCGATCTACCGCGAGGAAACCTTTGGCCCGGTGGCAGCGATCATCCCCTTTGACGATACCGATGACGTGGTTGCCATGGCCAACGACAGTGAATATGGCTTGGTGGCCTATCTCTACAGCAATGACCATCGCCGGGTACAGCGTGTGTCCGCCGCATTGGAATACGGCATGGTTGCTGTGAATACGCCCAAGATTACCGGGGCGCCGATCCCCTTTGGCGGCGTCAAGCAGTCCGGGTTGGGACGGGAAGGAAGCCGTCATGGCCTGGAAGAGTATACCGAACTGAAATACGTCTGCATGGCGGTTTGA
- a CDS encoding aspartate aminotransferase family protein — MTEHRMNDLHAMDRAYVFHPSTHMKAHAHGETPNRIITGGEGCYIWDDEGVKTLDAFAGLYCVNVGYGRQTIADAIHEQAKQLAYYHTYVGHGNEPIIRLSERIVTKAPKGMKRVYYGMSGSDANETNIKLIWYYNNILGRPEKKKIISRWRGYHGSGIMTGSMTGLAAFHNAFDLPKPPVKHTMTPHFYWNAEAGETEEQFSKRCADELEKMIVAEGPETVAAFIGEPVLGTGGIVPPPAGYWAEIQKVLKKYDVLLVADEVVTAFGRTGSYFGSQHYDMEPDLITIAKGVSSGYLPLSGVIVGERVWNVLEQGSEQMGPIGHGWTYSAHPVCAAAANANLDIVDGENLTGNAAETGAYFQKRLQETFADHPIVGEARGVGLMAALEFVADKDKKERFDPNLKVGPQISAACLERGMIARAMPHGDILGFAPPLVVTPAEIDKIVDIAKQAVDAVAEKL, encoded by the coding sequence ATGACCGAACATCGTATGAATGACCTGCACGCGATGGACCGTGCATATGTTTTTCACCCGTCGACCCATATGAAGGCGCACGCCCATGGTGAGACGCCGAACCGGATCATCACCGGTGGTGAAGGCTGCTACATCTGGGATGACGAAGGCGTTAAGACCCTTGATGCCTTTGCCGGGCTCTATTGCGTCAACGTCGGCTATGGCCGTCAGACCATTGCGGATGCCATCCATGAGCAGGCCAAACAGCTCGCCTATTATCACACCTATGTCGGTCACGGGAACGAACCGATCATCCGCCTGTCCGAGCGTATCGTGACCAAAGCGCCGAAAGGCATGAAGCGCGTCTATTACGGCATGTCCGGGTCGGATGCCAACGAGACCAACATCAAGCTGATCTGGTATTACAACAACATCCTGGGCCGTCCGGAGAAGAAGAAAATCATCTCCCGCTGGCGCGGTTACCACGGTTCCGGGATCATGACTGGTTCCATGACCGGCCTGGCTGCCTTCCACAACGCCTTTGATCTGCCCAAACCGCCGGTTAAACATACCATGACCCCGCATTTCTACTGGAATGCCGAGGCCGGTGAAACCGAAGAGCAGTTCTCCAAACGTTGTGCGGACGAGTTGGAAAAAATGATCGTGGCCGAAGGTCCGGAAACCGTTGCGGCCTTCATCGGCGAACCGGTTCTGGGCACGGGCGGGATCGTTCCGCCGCCGGCCGGCTACTGGGCTGAAATCCAGAAAGTCCTGAAGAAATACGACGTCCTGCTGGTAGCAGATGAAGTTGTCACCGCCTTCGGTCGTACCGGCAGCTATTTCGGCAGCCAGCATTACGATATGGAACCCGATCTGATCACCATCGCCAAGGGTGTCAGCTCCGGCTATCTGCCGCTGTCCGGCGTGATCGTCGGTGAGCGCGTCTGGAACGTTCTGGAACAGGGTTCCGAGCAGATGGGCCCGATCGGCCATGGCTGGACCTATTCCGCACATCCGGTTTGCGCCGCTGCGGCCAATGCCAACCTGGATATTGTCGATGGCGAAAATCTGACCGGCAATGCGGCAGAGACCGGTGCCTATTTCCAGAAACGCCTGCAGGAAACCTTTGCGGATCACCCGATTGTCGGTGAAGCGCGCGGCGTTGGCCTGATGGCGGCTCTGGAATTCGTTGCAGACAAGGATAAGAAAGAGCGTTTCGATCCGAACCTGAAGGTCGGTCCGCAAATCTCGGCTGCCTGCCTGGAACGCGGCATGATCGCGCGTGCAATGCCGCATGGCGATATCCTGGGCTTTGCACCGCCGCTGGTCGTTACCCCGGCGGAAATCGACAAGATTGTCGATATTGCCAAACAGGCTGTCGATGCGGTTGCCGAGAAACTGTAA
- a CDS encoding osmoprotectant NAGGN system M42 family peptidase has translation MSDSPIDQDYIKGILNELLTMASPSGMTDRVVNRVCGELDSMGITYELTRRGAIRADLPGRRKSPDRAIVGHLDTLGAMVKWIRPNGRLRIAPIGHWSSRFAEGARCTVHCDGGVSIRGTILPLKASGHVYNKEVDSQPNRWDQVELRLDAKTSSAEETAALGVNIGDTISVDSRPEFTESGHIVARHLDDKAGVAAMLAAAKVIAEGKEELPMDCHLLFTITEEVGAGASHVLHGDVAELVSVDNGTFAPEQNTSEYGVTISMMDMTGPFDWHLTRHLIDLCRDNGIEHSRDVFNYYRSDAAAALEAGNDIRTALVCFGLDASHGHERVHMDSLMALSTLLLNYMRSPALFDRDKDALGPLSDFPEMNNPSTD, from the coding sequence ATGAGCGACAGTCCAATTGACCAGGATTATATCAAAGGCATCCTCAACGAACTGCTGACCATGGCCAGTCCGTCCGGCATGACCGACCGGGTTGTGAACCGCGTCTGTGGCGAGCTGGACAGCATGGGGATTACTTATGAACTGACCCGCCGGGGTGCCATCCGCGCGGACCTGCCGGGCCGCCGCAAGTCACCGGACCGTGCCATTGTCGGCCATCTGGATACGCTGGGTGCGATGGTCAAATGGATCAGGCCCAACGGCCGCCTGCGGATTGCCCCGATCGGGCATTGGTCGTCGCGCTTTGCCGAAGGCGCCCGTTGCACCGTGCATTGTGATGGCGGTGTTTCCATTCGCGGCACAATCCTTCCCCTGAAGGCATCGGGCCACGTCTACAACAAGGAAGTGGACAGCCAGCCAAACCGCTGGGATCAGGTGGAATTGCGGCTGGATGCCAAAACCTCCAGTGCAGAGGAAACCGCCGCCCTTGGTGTAAATATCGGCGACACCATATCCGTTGATTCCCGGCCGGAATTCACCGAGAGCGGCCATATCGTCGCCCGCCACCTGGACGACAAGGCAGGCGTTGCCGCCATGCTTGCCGCCGCCAAGGTAATCGCAGAGGGCAAAGAAGAACTGCCCATGGACTGCCATCTGCTGTTCACCATCACGGAAGAAGTGGGGGCCGGGGCATCCCATGTCCTGCATGGCGATGTGGCCGAACTGGTCTCTGTCGACAACGGCACCTTCGCCCCGGAACAGAATACCAGCGAATATGGTGTAACCATTTCCATGATGGATATGACCGGCCCCTTCGACTGGCATCTGACGCGCCATCTGATCGACCTTTGCCGGGACAACGGGATTGAACATTCCCGCGACGTCTTCAACTATTATCGAAGCGATGCGGCAGCGGCCCTTGAGGCGGGTAACGATATCCGCACCGCCCTTGTCTGTTTCGGCCTGGATGCCTCCCATGGGCATGAACGGGTCCATATGGATTCGCTGATGGCGTTATCGACGCTGCTGCTCAATTACATGCGCAGCCCTGCCCTCTTCGACCGTGACAAGGATGCGCTGGGCCCGTTGAGCGACTTCCCGGAAATGAACAACCCGTCAACCGACTAG
- a CDS encoding methylated-DNA--[protein]-cysteine S-methyltransferase, whose amino-acid sequence MYSFSLFETPIGRCGIAWTMQGIARFCFPEGNDDRTKGRLLKGIDAVEADTPPALIRQAIDLVRQLMAGEKISFAAIPLDLTGVSDFHRRVYQEISKIPPGQTATYGEVAARVGEPKGAQAIGQAMGRNPIPVIIPCHRVLAAGSSLGGFSGAGGVDTKRRLLEIEGALPPEPPSLFDLLDDNSQR is encoded by the coding sequence ATGTATTCCTTCTCCCTGTTCGAAACCCCGATTGGCCGTTGCGGCATTGCCTGGACGATGCAGGGCATCGCACGCTTTTGTTTCCCCGAAGGCAATGACGACCGCACCAAGGGCAGACTTCTGAAAGGCATCGACGCCGTTGAGGCCGACACACCACCGGCTCTCATCCGGCAGGCAATCGACCTCGTGCGACAGCTCATGGCCGGGGAAAAAATATCCTTTGCCGCCATCCCCCTGGACCTGACGGGGGTTTCGGACTTCCACCGGCGCGTTTATCAGGAAATATCAAAAATCCCGCCGGGACAGACCGCCACCTATGGTGAGGTGGCCGCCCGCGTCGGCGAACCGAAAGGCGCACAGGCCATCGGTCAGGCCATGGGACGGAACCCGATCCCCGTGATCATCCCCTGCCATCGTGTGCTGGCGGCGGGAAGCAGCCTCGGTGGCTTTTCAGGTGCAGGTGGCGTTGACACCAAACGCCGGTTGCTGGAAATCGAGGGCGCACTGCCGCCCGAACCGCCCAGTCTGTTCGACCTGCTGGACGACAATAGCCAGCGCTGA
- a CDS encoding 6,7-dimethyl-8-ribityllumazine synthase, whose protein sequence is MNQISSNSPKNLKVAFIQAQWHADIVGNSREAFLSAIVEKTGNGATVDIIDVPGAFEIPLQAKRLAQTSQYDAIVGAAFVVDGGIYRHDFVAQAVIQGLMQVQLETGTPVLSAVLTPHHFHETDEHRRFFQDHFRIKGREAADACLAITAMPSVKAAA, encoded by the coding sequence ATGAATCAGATTTCTTCCAATTCGCCTAAAAACTTGAAAGTCGCCTTCATTCAGGCGCAGTGGCACGCGGATATCGTGGGCAACAGCCGCGAGGCATTTCTGTCCGCAATCGTCGAAAAGACAGGCAATGGTGCAACGGTTGACATTATCGACGTACCGGGGGCGTTCGAGATCCCCCTGCAAGCCAAACGACTGGCGCAAACCAGCCAATATGACGCCATCGTCGGCGCGGCCTTCGTGGTGGATGGCGGCATCTACCGTCATGACTTCGTGGCGCAGGCCGTCATCCAGGGTCTTATGCAGGTGCAACTGGAAACCGGCACACCGGTTTTAAGCGCCGTCCTGACACCCCATCATTTCCACGAAACCGACGAACATCGCCGGTTCTTCCAGGATCATTTCAGGATCAAGGGCCGTGAGGCCGCCGATGCCTGCCTGGCGATCACGGCAATGCCTTCTGTGAAAGCCGCCGCCTGA
- a CDS encoding imelysin family protein, which produces MKKLFAGVALSVVAANPVLADTVDKAAVLTNYSNIAHAVYEDSLITAKALQVAVNALVKNPSDETLAAARKAWIAARAPYQQSETFRFGNSVVDDWEGKVNAWPLDEGLIDYVDASYGTESDENVAYVANVIANEKLVLGGEEVDASKITKELLADKLQEADEVEANVATGYHAIEFLLWGQDLNGTGPGAGNRPASDYDTKNCTGGHCDRRAEYLTVATDLLVDDLQEMVDAWDKDGAARVEVMANVDQGLVSAFTGMGSLSYGELAGERMKLGVMLHDPEEEHDCFSDNTHNSHYYDAKGIQNVYLGKYTRVDGSVVQGPSLSDLVAEKDKGADQNLRGKLDATMAAMTVLVKTAEGGEAYDQMLAEGNDAGNKIIQDAVDGLTTQTKAIEKAVAALDLSAIQFEGSDSLDNPDAVYN; this is translated from the coding sequence ATGAAAAAACTATTTGCAGGCGTGGCGCTTTCGGTTGTCGCCGCCAATCCGGTCCTCGCCGATACGGTCGACAAGGCTGCGGTTCTGACCAACTATTCCAATATTGCCCACGCGGTCTATGAGGATTCTTTGATTACGGCGAAGGCCCTGCAGGTGGCCGTCAACGCCCTGGTGAAAAACCCGAGTGACGAGACCTTGGCTGCGGCGCGCAAAGCCTGGATCGCGGCCCGTGCGCCTTACCAGCAGTCCGAAACCTTCCGTTTTGGCAATTCCGTCGTCGATGACTGGGAAGGCAAGGTGAACGCATGGCCGTTGGACGAAGGTCTGATTGACTATGTCGATGCGTCCTATGGCACGGAATCGGATGAAAACGTTGCCTATGTCGCCAACGTTATTGCCAACGAAAAACTGGTTCTTGGTGGCGAAGAAGTCGACGCTTCCAAGATTACCAAGGAACTTCTGGCGGATAAGCTGCAGGAAGCGGACGAAGTCGAGGCTAACGTGGCAACCGGTTATCACGCCATTGAATTCCTGCTCTGGGGCCAGGACCTGAACGGCACCGGCCCGGGTGCGGGCAACCGTCCGGCAAGCGACTATGACACCAAGAATTGCACCGGTGGTCACTGTGACCGTCGTGCGGAATATCTGACCGTTGCGACCGACCTGCTGGTGGACGATCTGCAGGAAATGGTCGATGCCTGGGACAAGGATGGCGCGGCGCGCGTCGAGGTCATGGCCAATGTTGACCAGGGGCTGGTTTCCGCCTTTACCGGTATGGGGTCGCTGTCCTATGGCGAACTGGCCGGGGAACGCATGAAGCTTGGTGTCATGCTGCATGACCCGGAAGAAGAACATGATTGCTTCTCCGACAACACGCATAACTCCCATTACTATGACGCCAAGGGTATCCAGAATGTTTATCTGGGCAAATACACCCGCGTTGACGGAAGCGTGGTGCAGGGGCCCAGCCTGTCTGACCTGGTTGCCGAAAAAGACAAAGGCGCAGACCAGAACCTGCGCGGCAAGCTGGACGCGACCATGGCGGCCATGACGGTCCTTGTCAAAACCGCAGAAGGCGGTGAAGCATACGACCAGATGCTGGCTGAAGGTAATGATGCCGGTAACAAGATCATTCAGGATGCTGTTGACGGTCTGACTACCCAGACCAAGGCGATTGAAAAAGCCGTGGCGGCCCTGGACCTGTCCGCGATCCAGTTTGAAGGGTCTGACAGTCTGGACAACCCGGACGCCGTTTACAATTAA